GGTCTACCCACAGTTGACACTCTAAACTCAAGAGGGTCGTCTACCCTTGTTTGAGTTATCACAGGAGATGCCTCTGTCTGACCATATGCAATTGTTATTTCCTTCATATTCATCTTTTCAACAACTTCTCTCATAACCTTTATAGGACAAGGTGCGCCTGCCATAATACCTGTTCTGAGTGACGAAAAATCAAACTTGTTAAAATCAGGATGCTGCAAGATTGCAATGAACATTGTAGGCACACCATGAAGAGCGGTACACCTTTCATAATGGACAGTCTCCATTACCATAAGTGGATTGAAATGGTCAAGAGGTACCATAGTAGCACCTTTTGTAACACAAGCAGTAATTCCCAGCACCAGCCCAAAACAGTGGAAAAATGGAACAGGAATACAAAGTTTATCCTTGTGTGTGAGTTTCATACACTCGGCAATTGCATATCCGTTGTTTAGAATATTTTTGTGTGTAAGCATAACTCCTTTTGGAAATCCTGTCGTGCCGGATGTGTATTGCATATTGATAACCTCATCAGGCTGAAGGCTTTTTTGTCTTTGATAAAGATCAGCATCTGAAACCCTTCTACCAAGATCTACAACCTCATTCCATGTGTACATTCCTCTGTGGGACTCTTTTCCGATAAAAATTAGTCTTTTCAAGTATGGCAAGTTTGGATTTTCAAGTTTTCCTTTTTCACAATTTTCAAGCTGTGGATTTAACTTTTTTATAATTTCTAAATAATTTGAATCCTTAAAGCCCTCTATAAATATGAGAGTTGAACTATCTGACTGTTTTAGCAGATATTCAAGTTCATAGATTTTATAATTGGTATTTACTGTGACCAAAACAGCTCCAATCTTTGAAAGGGCAAAAATAGAGACAAGATATTCTAACTTGTTGGTTGCCCATACGGCAACATGCTCACCTTTTTGAATCCCTATTGCCAAAAACCCTTTTGCTGCATCTTCCACTATTTTTTTAAACTGTTTATATGTAAGGTATATCTTCTCATGATGATAAATTACAGCAAGATTTTCTGCATACTTTTCTGCTATTATATCAAAATAATCAGGAATAGTCATATCAATCAAAGCCATCCTGCCATTGCCCCCTTAAAATTCACAAAGCCTTTTACCTTGTTTTTGAAATAAGGTAAAAGGCTCATTAATGGTTTTAGATTATTATAAATTTTAAATGCATAAATTGTCAACAGAGAAAATCTTATATATATTTCTTAATATGCCCAATTGCACTTTTCTCTATTCTCGACACTTGAGCTTGTGAAATACCAATAATAGTCGCTACCTCCATTTGTGTCTTCCCTTTGTAATATCTTAGGTATAAAATCTCTTTTTCGCGTTTTGTTAGCCTGCTCAATGCATCTTTTAATGAAATTTCTTCAAGCCATAAATTCTCACATGACTTTTGGTCACTTACTTGGTCAACTACATACATTGTATCAGTGCTGTCTTGGAAAATTGGTTCATAAAGTGAAATAGGTTCTTGTATAGAGTCAAGTGCAAAAACCAAATCTTCTTTTGAAATACAAAGCTCATTAGCTATCTCCTCTAAGGTCGGTTCTCTGTAATTTTTGCTTATATACCTTTCCTTTATTTTTAGTGCCTTGTAGGCTGTGTCTTTCAATGACCTTGATATTCTCATAGCATTGTTATCTCTCAAATACCTTCTTATCTCACCAATTATCATTGGAACAGCATACGTTGAAAATTTGACATTTTGTGAAAGGTCAAAATTGTCAATAGCTTTAATAAGACCTATGCAACCAACCTGAAATAAGTCATCCAAATTCTCACCACGATTTGCAAATTTCTGAACAACACTTAAAACAAGCCTTAAATTCCCTTCTATGAATTGTTTCCGTGCTTCTTTGTCTCCATTTTTCATTTTCTTTAGAAGCTCAATTTTCTCTTCATGACTCAGCATAGGGAGAGTGGATGTGTTAACACCACAAATCTCTACTTTGTTCAAATTGTTGCCTCCCCCTTTTTTCAAAAGCTTAACTAAGGTTTAGTATTTACTCTAAGGGAGGCAATTATTCTAAAAATAGTTGGTATTTTATATAATCTTTGCTAACTCTTTTTTAAGTCTTGTTATGATCTTTTTTTCTAACCGGGAGATATAACTTTGGGAAATTCCCAGCATATCAGCAACCTCTTTTTGCGTCTTCTCACCTTCATCACTAAACCCAAATCTGAGCTCTACAATCCTCTTTTCTCTTTTTGGAAGTTTTTGGATTGCTTTGAGAAGTGCTTCTTTTTCGACGCTACTTTCAATACTGCTGTAAACCCCTTCAGAATCTGTTCCTAAAACATCAGATAGCAAAAGCTCATTTCCGTCCCAGTCAACATTTAATGGCTCGTCTATTGAAAGCTCCAGTTTTCTATGTGAGTTTCTTCTCAAAAACATCAAAATTTCATTTTCTATACATTTTGATGCATACGTTGCAAGCTTGATGTTTTTGTCAGGATTGTATGTATTGATAGCTTTAATAAGCCCAATTGTGCCAATTGATACTAAGTCCTCAAGATTTATCTTGGTATTTTCAAATTTTCTTGCAATATAGACAACAAGTCGTAAATTTCTCTCAACCAATACCTTTTTTAGTTCTTCCCTGCCCTCATAATGAATCTTATTTAAAATCTCAGCCTCTTCCTCTGGAGTAAGTGGGGGCGGCAATGTCTCACATCCGCCAATATAAAATAGTTCAGTTATCTGTGAATCAGAAAGCTGAAAACCAAGTTTTTTTAAAAGACCCAAAACATAATTTAAAAGTTTTGATTCAAATCTCATCTTCATTCTAAAACCTCCTTTAAAAATCAAATTAAGTCAGGTCCAAGTAAGGCTGAATACCTGTTTGATATCTTCTTATCGTACAGAGCGATTGCCACATCCCTTTTTGTCCATGTGTTCCTATTCTCTGAGATGTAAAACTCATCAGGTATCACTCCAATTAAAACTCCATGTTCCTGTCCAATAGAATTATAAGGAATGAGAACAATTCTATTTCCAAGTAGTTTTTGAAGTTCTTCTAAATTCCGGGCAGATATATCAGCTTGGTTACCTTTTTCTCTTAGCAAATTTCTCTCCACAATTACAACTGGTCTTCCTGAAAATGGTTCTTTTAGGTTATTCCCTGTATCAACATAAGCTATACAATTGTATTCTGCGTCATTTATCTTGAATTTTATGTATCTTATAAGTGATTCTTTGTACATTCTTTTGAGTATCAGTTCATATGACAGTTTAAAGACAATCAAAGAACATCCAAGAGCTATCAGTACATTTTTAAGTTTAACCTGAACATCAATTACAAAGCTGTTTTTTGTTATATAATAAAGGAAAAATACCATACCACCGAACATTATTGTAACAAGGTAAAAACTGAGCAGCTGTCTTAGAAAGATGAAAAATTTTTTGGGCCAAAAAGTCAGATAAACAAAAATTACAGATACAATTATCTTACCAAATATTGAATATAAAAATTGCATGGGGGGATAAAATTGTAGCAAAGAATAAAGTGAAGCCAAAATGCTTGTAAAAAGTATCTTGAAACTACTAACATTTGTCCTTGTGATATATGCAGTTATGAGGAAAATAAAATAGTTAACAACTAAGTTCTCCAATATATACACATCGGCATAGATAATCATGTTTGATATAAAACATCTTTCTCTTCAAAATGGTATTTCTAAGTAATAATTATACTTCTCTACAACCGAAGTTTTTGTCAAAATATAAAAGAATCCACTTTTCATTTTTATCCAAACTTCATGCAATTTCGCCACAAAAAAACCCCCTGCATACATTTTGCAGAGGGTCTTTTTGCTTTATTTTTTGTTCTTTAGGAATATGGGAATCTCAAATATATCATCGTCTTGGAAAAGACTTTGTAGATTACTTGTCTTTGGTGAAGAAATCTTGCTGGTTTGCTGATTTTGCTGACTATCTTCCACAGAATCAAAACCAGTTGCAATGACAGTGACCTGTACCTCATCCTTCATCTCTTCATTGAAAACAATTCCCATGATAAAGTTGACATTCTCATCAGCCTCAGATGAGATAAGTTCGTTTGCCTTTTCAATCTCATCAAGCAAAAGCTCTTCTGGGTTACCTGTGTAGTTGACCAATACTCCCTTTGCACCTTTTATTGACGTTTCCAAAAGTGGGCTGTTAATAGCCTGCTCTAAAGCCTTTAAAACCTTTTCATCTCCTTTTGCCTTGCCAATACCCATATGTGCATATCCCTTGTTCATCATAATAGCCTTTACATCTGCAAAGTCAACATTGATAAGCCCCGCATTCAAGATTATATCAGAGATACCCTGAACACCTTGTCTTAGAACGTCATCTGCCATTCTGAACGCATCAGAAATCTTCAAGCTCTTATTTGTTGAAAGCATAAATAGCCTATCATTAGGTACAATTATTATAGTATCAACTATTTTCTTTAGCTCCTCAATTCCTTTTTCAGCATTGATTCTACGTTTTGCACCTTCACTTTTAAAAGGCCTTGTGACAACTGCAACTGTCAATATACCCAGCTCTTTTGCAATTTCAGCAACAACAGGGGATGCACCTGTCCCTGTACCACCGCCCATCCCAGCTGTGATAAATACCATGTCAGCACCTTTTAAAACCTGAGATATTTCTTCTTTGCTCTCCTCTGCTGCCTTTCTTCCAATCTCCGGGTCAGCTCCTGCTCCAAGTCCTTTTGTTACTTTTTCGCCTATTTGAATCTTGTAATGTGCTTTTGAGCGCTGCAAAGCCTGCTTGTCTGTGTTGACTGCAATAAATTCCACCCCAGATACTCCAACATCAATCATCCTGTTTACTGCATTATTACCCGCCCCACCAACACCAATTACTTTTAGCTGAGCAACAGTCATCTTTTCTGTGTCAAAACTAATCATCCTTGTTCTCCCCCTTAGCAAAACTCTTGTTTTTTAATAAAACCACCCTTCGCATCTCACCAAAGTTCTGAAAAATCCTAACACCAAATGCAACAACAGCTGCTTGGTATAGAGGAATACCAAGCTTGTCACCTAAATACGCAAAAAGCATAGCAATTAATGTATTGCCAACAAAACCAGATATGAATATGTCAATTTTGAAATCACCTTTCAAGTTTGATTTTAAAGCACCAAATATTGAATCAAGTGCAGCAAGAAGTCCCACTGCTACATATGACGAATAATCCTGTGGAATACTTACTGGAATAAATATACCTATCAAGATACCTATCGCAAGGGCAAGTATAAGTATAATCATCTTCTCATCAACTTCCCTCACTTTTTATCTTTGCGTAGTTGAATTTTAAAGTCCCTGTATACCTCGGAATTACAATATTTGAAGCCTCTTCAATTTTCACCTCAATAGAAAACTCCTTTAAAAGGTCTATAATACCACCCCGCATCATAAGTGAATTTTTCAAAATTTTAGGATCACCAATAGCCTTTATTATGTACGGGGCAGAATAACGAGTATTGTTTATGCTGATTGTTGGACCTGCACATCTTATCTCGGTTGTGCTAACCACCCTCTGGTCATTTATAGATATTGCCTCAGCACCAGCTGCTCTTAGTTCATTTATAACCTGTAGTATATCTGAATCGTGCAAAAGAAAACTATTCGGGTCAACATTTGCTGTTGCAGGAAGTTTGCTATCATCAAGTGTAATCACTATGCCAGGTACTTCAACATCTGTAAGTCCTGCTAATATCTTTACCTTGTCAAGTTCATCTTTTAAAAGCTCTGTTGTTTTGCTAATACTTGCAGCAGAGTCTTGATATTCTTTTATTTTGCTTTCCAACTCATAGATTTGAGACCTCAAACTACTATTTTCTTTTCTCAGCTGGTTTATCTGTTCAGCAAGTTCAATTGCTCTTGCCTTTTCAAGGTTTTTTAGCTCATTGCTTTGTCTTACACTCTTTATCTGCATTGAAATTAAAATTCCTAAAATCAATAACAAAATAGCAGTTGCAACTTGTCCACCTGTTGGTTTTTTTATCTTGACTTTCATAACAATCAATTGTCCTCCTCAGTGTTTGGACTGAATGTAGCAATCCCGTTTGAATTCAGAATTACTGTCCCTTCAATGTGTTTGGGAAGCTTTTCATAAACGCTTTTTAAAAGCCTTAGCTTATAATCTATCTCTGAGAGGTCACCTACCTTGACTATTAGCTTGTCTATTTTGAGTTCAATATTGTTTACACTTTTTAGTGAGACAGTGACACAATCAACATTAAATTTGCCAAAAATATCAAACTTTTTTAAACTATTTGCAACTCGCAATCCCTCATCAAATAGCAGCTCATCGTCTATATCAAGTTTCTTGCCAACCGTAGCTTCATTCACTTTGAGGCCTTCGAATATGATTGACTTTTTTGGTAAATCCCCTTCTATTCTTATTACATACCCATTTTTATCAACTTCTATATAAGAATTTAAATACTTTATAAGACCTACAGTCTCTTTTTCATAAACCTCTAAAATTAGCATATCTGGAAAACGCCTCGTGATTTTCACATCTTCAATCTCGGGGTTTTTCAGAAGTTTTTGCCTAATCTCTTTTGTATTTATACTCAGTATATTCTGATTTTGATATTGTTGTAGTATTTTTATAATATCATCTTTTTTGACTCTTTTCAAATTATGTATACTAAATTCTTTCACATTGAAGTAGTCTAACCTGAAAACAAATATAGCAGTTAGTACTACTAAGATTAATAATACAATAAACTTTCTCGCAAATCTACCCATTTGGTATTTTCACTCACCTTTTATAGCAATTGTAAATTTCAGTTTATTCACCTCTTCTAATCTTGGCACCTAAGGTTGAATACTTATCTTCAATCCTTTCATACCCTCTGTCTATATGCTCTGCAGCTACAATCTCTGTCTTCCCCTCTGCACAAAGCCCCGCAATAAAAAGTGCTGCACCACCTCTTAAGTCCTGAGCAAAAACCTGACAGCCCCTTAGCCTCTCAACTCCATTTATAATGGCTATGTCCTTTTCAACATGTATCTGCGTACCCATTTTATTAAGCTCCGGAACATGCTTGAACCTGCTTTCAAATATGGTTTCTTTTACTATGGTCACACCTTCAGCCACAGAAAACACACTGCAAACAGGTGCTTGAAGGTCAGTTGGGAATCCCGGATAATAATGTGTTGTAATCCTTTGATTTCCCTTTAGTCTTCTGTCTTTTTTGATATATATCATATCTTTTTGCTCTTTTATTTTACATCCCGCATGTTTAAGGATATGCAGTATTGAGTCTAAATGCCGTGGCAAAACATTCTTCAGCAAAACTTCTCCACCACATGTTGCAACAGCACAAAGATACGTCCCCGCAACAATTCTATCAGGAATGACAATATAATGCTCTACTTCATTTCTTAACCTTTTTACGCCTTCAATCTTAATGGTATGAGTCCCTGCGCCTTTTATCCTTGCTCCAAGCTTGTTTAAAAAGCAGCATAGGTCTGCTATCTCAGGTTCTTTTGCAGCATTTCTAATTATAACCTCACCGTCACAGAAAACCGAAGCAAGTATAATATTTTCGGTAGCCCCAACAGAGGGTATTGGTAAAAACACCTCTCCACCTTTTACGGAATCGCATCTGCATTCAATTGTGTTGTCATATTCAAAAACGTCTATGCCAAGCTGGGCAAATGAAGATATATGAAGGTCAATGGGACGTTGGCCTATCTCACAACCCCCAGGGTGGTTTGTAAGTCTCACTTTTTTGAATTTGCTCAAGATTGCTCCAAGAAATAATATGCTTGAGCGCATCATCTTGGCATACTGTGGAGGAATTGTAAAGTTCTTAATTGAAGTTGGATCAATATATGCAATGTTGTCCTCAAACCTTGTTTTGCATCCAAGATATTCAAGTATCTCAATAGTATGTCTTACATCAGCAATGTCGGGTACATTTTTTATTATGACTTGCCCTTCTGCTAAGATTGAAGCTGTTAGAATGGGCAATGCTGCGTTTTTTGCACCCTCAATTTCAATCTCACCATATAAAAAAGTTGGCCCCTCAATAATGAGTGTTTGCATGTTTGTACCCTGCAAAGCACCAACAATAGTGTCGCATATTATTTTATTCATTGCTTTTAATATTTGTTACAGTGATAAATACTCTTCAAAAATCTTTCCTATATTCTGAGTTGCCTCAGGTTTTCCCATCTTTTTGCTGTTTTCACTCATCCTTTCATACAAAGCCTTGTCATATATCAGCTTTTCAAGGAAACTTTTTAACTTGTCACTTTCAAGTTCATTTTCAAGCACAACGAAACAAGCCCCCCCTTTTTCAAGCGCCCTTGCATTGTACTCTTGATGGTTGTTTGCAACATATGGCGATGGCACAATTATGCTTGGCTTTCCCAGTGCAGTTATCTCAGATATTGCAATTGCACCTGCTCTTGATATTACAATATCTGCAGCTGCCAAATATCTTGGCATATCTGAAATATAGGGCAGTATCTTTATATTTGACTTGACCCCTAAACTATTAGCAAAGTTCACAGCCTCTAAATATTTTGTATCACCTGTTGAGAGGATAAAATACACATCTTTACATCCTTCAAACTCTTTTGAAAGCTTAATTACTGCCTTGTTGAGATTCTCAGCCCCTCTGCTCCCACCAACTGCCAAAACTACTATTTTATCTTCCAAACCCAAGGAGCTTTTAGCAGCTTTTTCTTCATAGGAGAATATCTCAAGCCTTATAGGATTTCCTGTGAGCACTACTTTGTTTGAGTTTTTAAAAAATCTCTTACTTTCCTCAAAGCTAATTAAGATTTTCTCACAAAATCTTGAAATTATTTTATTAGCAAGTCCTGGATACGCATTTTGCTCATGAAGAATTGTTTTTATTTTAAGCCTTCTTGCTGCGAGTGCAACAGGCAATGACACATAACCACCTGTTACAAACACCACTTTTGGCTTTATCCTCTTTAGTATTTGCAAGGCTTGCCTGTACCCATTTATAAACTTTATAAAAACATCAACATTTTTCACAGTTAAACTTCTTTTTAGTCCTTTTGCCTGAATATATTCAATTTTGTAGCCATGCTGTGGAACTATCTTTGATTCTAACCCCTCACTTGTTCCTATAAAAACTATATTTAAGTCATTGTGTCTTTTTTTAAGATAGTCAGCAACAGCAACTGCTGGATAGATGTGTCCACCAGTTCCACCACCGCTGAATATGATACTAATTTCTCTACTGTTCATTTTAACACCTTAATCCTCCTTGAAATGCTCAAAAGTACACCAACACCAAACATATGAAATAGTATTGAAGAACCCCCATATGTTATAAAAGGCAGTGGCACACCTGTTGCAGGGACAGAAGCTGTCACAACAGCAATATTTAAAATTGCTTGAGTAGCAATTATACTTGTCACACCAAACGCAAGCAATGTTCCAAACCTATCACGTGCATGGAGCGCAATGACAATACCACGCCAGATGAATAATATAAATAACACTATTACAAATACAGCCCCTACAAAACCAAGCTCTTCACATAAGATTGAGAAAATAAAATCAGTATGAGGTTCGGGAATGTACAAAAGCTTCTGTCTGCTCTGTCCAAGCCCCATCCCAAAAAGTCCACCAGACCCAATAGCATATAGTGACTGAATTATCTGATAACCTTTATCAGTTGGATCTGCCCAGGGATTAAAAAGCGCCTGGATTCTCTCAACCCTATATTCTTCTTTAATTGTGAGATAATATAACACAGGCAAAGATAAAACCCCAATTGTCACAAAATAACTTATATTAAGCCCTGCTGCAAAGAGCATCAGCATTGTAATGCCAAGTATTAAGATAGACGTACTCATATTTGGTTCTTTGTATATAAGCGCAAAGTAAACTCCACTTAAGAGTATGGATATAACAAAAATCTTAAATTTCGATTTGCTTTCAGCGGTATTATCAAGATAACTCGCAAGTAATATCACAAGCGCGTACTTTGCAAGCTCTGAAGGTTGGAACTGAACAGGCCCAATATCAATCCATCTTCGTGCATTGTTAACAAGTTTCCCTATACCAGGAATTAAAACTAATATAAGTGATATTGTCCCTATTACGTAAAGAAGTATAGACAACTTTTTGAAGATTCTATAATCTAATTGGCTTGTTATATACATCACTATTATTCCTAATAAAAGACCAATTAATTGTTTCTTGAGAAAATAATAACTATCATTAAACTGATAGTAAGCATAGTAATAGCTTGCACTGAATATCATAACAACCCCAATTAGAGATAACAAAAGTGCAACATACAAAAGTGGATAGTCAATCATCCTCTTTTCCATTCATCCTTCACATCCTATACACAAACTCAAAGCTCATTTACATATTGTTTGAAAAGCCTACCTCTTTGTTCATAACTCTCAAACATATCCCAGCTTGCACATGCAGGTGATAGCAACACCACATCACCTTCTTTTGCACTTTCAAAGCTCTTTTTAACTGCCTCTTTTAAATCCTCTACAAACTCAAAGTTTAAGTATCCTATTTTTTGAAGCTGGTCTGCTATTTTCTGTTTTGTCTGACCAAGCAAAAATACCTTTTTGACCTTTTGTGAAATTAGCCTTGCAAACTTTTCAAAACTCTCTCCCTTGTCATAACCACCTGCAATCAAGATTATCGGCGCCTCAAACGAATTTAAAGCTTTTGAAGAAGCATCTGTATTTGTGCCCTTAGAGTCGTTGTAAAATCTAACACCATTTATCTCTCTCACAAACTCTATTCTGTGTTCAACACCTTTGAACTCTTTGAGTGTTTTTTCAATGATCGAAGGTTCTATTTTAAAAGGCAGAACGCAGCCAATTGCTGCAAGAGCATTTTCTAAATTGTGCTCACCTGGCATAAATATGTCATCTTTTCTCATCACTTTCTTTGCCTTACCTGAAAAGTTATAGTATATAAAATCCCCATCAACAAAAACGCTGTTTTGTGTTTCTAACTTATTTTTTGAAAATGTTATTACCGTGCCTTTTGCCCAGCCTATCAAATCCCTTGTTATGCTGTTGTCCATATTAAGTACAGAATATCCTTCTTGGTCAATATTTTCAAATATTTTCATCTTTGCTTTTATATAGTTTTCCATATTCATATGTCTATTTAGATGGTCAGGCGTAATATTCAAAATACACGCAACCTTCGGCTTGAAGTATTTTATTGTTTCCAACTGAAAGCTTGAAATCTCTATAACAAAGATAGCATCGTCAGTAGAACTTTCAATATAGTCAATAAAAGGAAAACCAATATTGCCGCAAACAATTACATTGTCAAAAGCTTTTTTTAAAATCTCACCTACAAGGGTTGTAGTTGTGGTTTTCCCATTTGTGCCTGTGATTGCAACTATATTTTTACTTCTACAAAATCTATATGCAAGTTCTATTTCACCAATTACCTCAATTCCTCTCTTGTGTGCCAGTGTAATATATCTTTTGGTAAGGGGAACACCAGGGCTTATAACCACCATGTCAGATGTATCTACTACAGCATCTGGTAAATCATTAAAGTAAAGTTCATTTGCAAATTTTTCTATAGTTTCTTTTTGTTGGC
This Caldicellulosiruptor changbaiensis DNA region includes the following protein-coding sequences:
- the sigE gene encoding RNA polymerase sporulation sigma factor SigE → MRFESKLLNYVLGLLKKLGFQLSDSQITELFYIGGCETLPPPLTPEEEAEILNKIHYEGREELKKVLVERNLRLVVYIARKFENTKINLEDLVSIGTIGLIKAINTYNPDKNIKLATYASKCIENEILMFLRRNSHRKLELSIDEPLNVDWDGNELLLSDVLGTDSEGVYSSIESSVEKEALLKAIQKLPKREKRIVELRFGFSDEGEKTQKEVADMLGISQSYISRLEKKIITRLKKELAKII
- a CDS encoding DUF881 domain-containing protein; this encodes MKVKIKKPTGGQVATAILLLILGILISMQIKSVRQSNELKNLEKARAIELAEQINQLRKENSSLRSQIYELESKIKEYQDSAASISKTTELLKDELDKVKILAGLTDVEVPGIVITLDDSKLPATANVDPNSFLLHDSDILQVINELRAAGAEAISINDQRVVSTTEIRCAGPTISINNTRYSAPYIIKAIGDPKILKNSLMMRGGIIDLLKEFSIEVKIEEASNIVIPRYTGTLKFNYAKIKSEGS
- the ftsZ gene encoding cell division protein FtsZ, with the translated sequence MISFDTEKMTVAQLKVIGVGGAGNNAVNRMIDVGVSGVEFIAVNTDKQALQRSKAHYKIQIGEKVTKGLGAGADPEIGRKAAEESKEEISQVLKGADMVFITAGMGGGTGTGASPVVAEIAKELGILTVAVVTRPFKSEGAKRRINAEKGIEELKKIVDTIIIVPNDRLFMLSTNKSLKISDAFRMADDVLRQGVQGISDIILNAGLINVDFADVKAIMMNKGYAHMGIGKAKGDEKVLKALEQAINSPLLETSIKGAKGVLVNYTGNPEELLLDEIEKANELISSEADENVNFIMGIVFNEEMKDEVQVTVIATGFDSVEDSQQNQQTSKISSPKTSNLQSLFQDDDIFEIPIFLKNKK
- a CDS encoding cell division protein FtsQ/DivIB, with translation MGRFARKFIVLLILVVLTAIFVFRLDYFNVKEFSIHNLKRVKKDDIIKILQQYQNQNILSINTKEIRQKLLKNPEIEDVKITRRFPDMLILEVYEKETVGLIKYLNSYIEVDKNGYVIRIEGDLPKKSIIFEGLKVNEATVGKKLDIDDELLFDEGLRVANSLKKFDIFGKFNVDCVTVSLKSVNNIELKIDKLIVKVGDLSEIDYKLRLLKSVYEKLPKHIEGTVILNSNGIATFSPNTEEDN
- a CDS encoding AMP-binding protein, translating into MALIDMTIPDYFDIIAEKYAENLAVIYHHEKIYLTYKQFKKIVEDAAKGFLAIGIQKGEHVAVWATNKLEYLVSIFALSKIGAVLVTVNTNYKIYELEYLLKQSDSSTLIFIEGFKDSNYLEIIKKLNPQLENCEKGKLENPNLPYLKRLIFIGKESHRGMYTWNEVVDLGRRVSDADLYQRQKSLQPDEVINMQYTSGTTGFPKGVMLTHKNILNNGYAIAECMKLTHKDKLCIPVPFFHCFGLVLGITACVTKGATMVPLDHFNPLMVMETVHYERCTALHGVPTMFIAILQHPDFNKFDFSSLRTGIMAGAPCPIKVMREVVEKMNMKEITIAYGQTEASPVITQTRVDDPLEFRVSTVGRPLEGVEVKIVDINTKEEVPNGTIGEICARGYNIMKGYYKMPEATKQAIDQDGWLHTGDLGYIDQNGYLRITGRLKDMIIRGGENIYPREIEEFLYTHPAIKDVQVVGVPDKVYGEEIMAFVILKDGASVTEEEIKEYVRQNLSRHKTPKYVMFVDSFPTTANGKVQKYKLREMAIEMLNLHDAANIETA
- the ftsW gene encoding putative lipid II flippase FtsW — encoded protein: MIDYPLLYVALLLSLIGVVMIFSASYYYAYYQFNDSYYFLKKQLIGLLLGIIVMYITSQLDYRIFKKLSILLYVIGTISLILVLIPGIGKLVNNARRWIDIGPVQFQPSELAKYALVILLASYLDNTAESKSKFKIFVISILLSGVYFALIYKEPNMSTSILILGITMLMLFAAGLNISYFVTIGVLSLPVLYYLTIKEEYRVERIQALFNPWADPTDKGYQIIQSLYAIGSGGLFGMGLGQSRQKLLYIPEPHTDFIFSILCEELGFVGAVFVIVLFILFIWRGIVIALHARDRFGTLLAFGVTSIIATQAILNIAVVTASVPATGVPLPFITYGGSSILFHMFGVGVLLSISRRIKVLK
- the murG gene encoding undecaprenyldiphospho-muramoylpentapeptide beta-N-acetylglucosaminyltransferase translates to MNSREISIIFSGGGTGGHIYPAVAVADYLKKRHNDLNIVFIGTSEGLESKIVPQHGYKIEYIQAKGLKRSLTVKNVDVFIKFINGYRQALQILKRIKPKVVFVTGGYVSLPVALAARRLKIKTILHEQNAYPGLANKIISRFCEKILISFEESKRFFKNSNKVVLTGNPIRLEIFSYEEKAAKSSLGLEDKIVVLAVGGSRGAENLNKAVIKLSKEFEGCKDVYFILSTGDTKYLEAVNFANSLGVKSNIKILPYISDMPRYLAAADIVISRAGAIAISEITALGKPSIIVPSPYVANNHQEYNARALEKGGACFVVLENELESDKLKSFLEKLIYDKALYERMSENSKKMGKPEATQNIGKIFEEYLSL
- the murA gene encoding UDP-N-acetylglucosamine 1-carboxyvinyltransferase, producing the protein MQTLIIEGPTFLYGEIEIEGAKNAALPILTASILAEGQVIIKNVPDIADVRHTIEILEYLGCKTRFEDNIAYIDPTSIKNFTIPPQYAKMMRSSILFLGAILSKFKKVRLTNHPGGCEIGQRPIDLHISSFAQLGIDVFEYDNTIECRCDSVKGGEVFLPIPSVGATENIILASVFCDGEVIIRNAAKEPEIADLCCFLNKLGARIKGAGTHTIKIEGVKRLRNEVEHYIVIPDRIVAGTYLCAVATCGGEVLLKNVLPRHLDSILHILKHAGCKIKEQKDMIYIKKDRRLKGNQRITTHYYPGFPTDLQAPVCSVFSVAEGVTIVKETIFESRFKHVPELNKMGTQIHVEKDIAIINGVERLRGCQVFAQDLRGGAALFIAGLCAEGKTEIVAAEHIDRGYERIEDKYSTLGAKIRRGE
- a CDS encoding sigma-E processing peptidase SpoIIGA, whose translation is MIIYADVYILENLVVNYFIFLITAYITRTNVSSFKILFTSILASLYSLLQFYPPMQFLYSIFGKIIVSVIFVYLTFWPKKFFIFLRQLLSFYLVTIMFGGMVFFLYYITKNSFVIDVQVKLKNVLIALGCSLIVFKLSYELILKRMYKESLIRYIKFKINDAEYNCIAYVDTGNNLKEPFSGRPVVIVERNLLREKGNQADISARNLEELQKLLGNRIVLIPYNSIGQEHGVLIGVIPDEFYISENRNTWTKRDVAIALYDKKISNRYSALLGPDLI
- the sigG gene encoding RNA polymerase sporulation sigma factor SigG; protein product: MNKVEICGVNTSTLPMLSHEEKIELLKKMKNGDKEARKQFIEGNLRLVLSVVQKFANRGENLDDLFQVGCIGLIKAIDNFDLSQNVKFSTYAVPMIIGEIRRYLRDNNAMRISRSLKDTAYKALKIKERYISKNYREPTLEEIANELCISKEDLVFALDSIQEPISLYEPIFQDSTDTMYVVDQVSDQKSCENLWLEEISLKDALSRLTKREKEILYLRYYKGKTQMEVATIIGISQAQVSRIEKSAIGHIKKYI
- a CDS encoding small basic family protein — encoded protein: MIILILALAIGILIGIFIPVSIPQDYSSYVAVGLLAALDSIFGALKSNLKGDFKIDIFISGFVGNTLIAMLFAYLGDKLGIPLYQAAVVAFGVRIFQNFGEMRRVVLLKNKSFAKGENKDD